ATCCCAAGACCACATAACAATCTAGGTGTCTAGACAACACCTGTAAGTAGTTCTAGTGCTGAGATACTGACAAGTTCTTCCAGCCTCTACaagtacaagcacacacacacacacacacacacacacacacacacacacacagcaagcatGTACCCCTGCAAGGACTCATGTATGTACACTcaactattttgtgtgtgtttgacatgAGACACTGTTCACTTAAAATAGTAACACAAAAGTAAGGCAAGACTAGGTTACATAATGAGCTCCCAGCAAGTATGGGTTACAGATTGAGACTCTGAATCAAAAAGTTAGATATATGAaagtttattataataataattctaaagATATTCAGCATCAGTGACGTAGGAAATGCATTTGTTGCTACACATCCATTAGGGCAGCTAACTCTTATCATCTGCCTAACACTGAGTTCTAACCACTGCAGTGAGACAAGGAATGGATATAAAGATTAGAAAGGACGAAAAGAACTGCCCTAATTCCTATATGATGTGATATTCTAGTTACAAAATTTTCCAGTGCTGAGGAAAAAGATCCATAGAAACAGGAAGAGTTTAACTCCTTTACCGGACACAAGATGAACACacaaaaatttccatttcaagGGTAGGAGGATAGCTCCAAAAGTAAAGCACAAAGGGAGAGGACCTGAGTCCCAACTCCAGAACACATGTAAAATGTCAGGCATGGAGGGACAAGgcgggctttgtttgtttgtttgcttgcttgcttttggtttGTTGGAGGTTTTGTTGTAGACAGCCTCACCAGGTAGGCAtgactggcctgggacttgttatgtagaccaggttggtcagAAACgtgcagaggtctgcctgtccttgcctgcagagtgctgaGGACCAAAGGTATGTGCCATTACACTGGGTAGTGGCATATGTTTTTAATCCCAGACcttggggaggcaaagacaggcagatccctagggcTCTCTGGCCTTCTGATCCACTTGGAGGGCCCCTGACCCTTAAGACACTATCCAAAAAACAAAGTGGATAATCTTCCTTGGTCTGTCCTCTTGCCTCTACACATAAGCATGCGTTAATGCCTACACATGCCTATGTAACCACACAGGaatacatagacatgcatacacatatacatacacacataatacatttCTATATACTAATAATGAGCAAGCATATGGAAACTGAGATCAAAAGTCCAAAATCATTTATAATGGcttcaaagaaaattaatattttagagtACCTTTAACAAATGTATAAAGGATCTTAATgccaataaaagaaataagaaaacatctTAATGAACAAAGACAGATTCTATTCATGACTTAGTACAATCAGCAAAAAAATGATGTTTCTCCCCCAAATTGGTCTATTTATTTAACACAATTTCCAGCAATGCCTTTTTGCACTCACAGACACATTGATTCTAAAATTATATGGATATGCACAGCCTCGAGCATAACTATAGAtgtgctataaaataaaaatgaggatgaAGGGGGTCACTCTATTCCATATCAATGTATACAGATAGTCTTTGATTTACACACCTAATATCTAGTTGTTATATCTATTGCATATCTATTGTAAGTTGAAGACATCCTAAGTAAGATGCCTAACCTACTAAACATAAGCATCGCACTGCAATGTGGAACCTTGGCTATTTTGCCCTCACATTTGCAGAGTTGACTGAACAGTTCCCTGCATCTCTGGAGATGGCCTGGCTTTGGATTGAATTTGGTGGAACCTGTTGATAGAAAGATTAGATGTTAACATGAAAGAGCAACCAGCAGATCcaacagaaaagcaacaaaacacaTGCACCATTGAGTTGATGGCACTGTGTGGGACATTTAAGTCCactaagagtacacatggagccacccatggcgctggccacgtatgtggcagaggatggccttgttggacattagtgggaggagaggctcttgggcctgagggggttccatgccccagtgtaggggaatgccagggcgggtggatcctcacagaggcagagggaaaggggatgggatagggggtttctgaagggaagacctggaaaggggaaaacatttgaaatgtaaataaagaaaatccaatccaaacaaaataaaagaaaagaaattgaaggaatgTCTTGGGTAATGACTCAATCtggctatttttttaaatggttattcAAAAAGAAGAGAGTTACAACAGActaagaagacaggaaagaggacTAGAAATCTGGATGACAGACAGCATGATACAATTAGGTACGAGGACTAAGTTCTAGGTTCCTAGAGGACAATACAGTGGCTATAGATTATAACAACCTATTGTGTTTTTATATAGAACTAGAAGAGAGAAGGTTccaaacacagagaaataatgagGTGAGAGGTTAATTACTATGATTTGATCTTTGTGCATTGTATACATGGATTAAATTGTCACACTGTATAACTATGGTATAACTATGTAAAATTACACCAATAAAAAGGACcgtaagaaaataaacataagtaaataattgagatgttaaagagagagagagagagagagagagagagagagagagagagagagagagagagagagaatgaatgagaataaaGAAAGGTGCAATGAGTCCTTTGACCTGGCTTCCTGGGGAGACAGTGGAGGGTGTTAGcatgcatagttgagaaattctGGGTATAGTTTCCTATCGAAATATCAATAGTTCCCAAGAGCTAGCCCTTAACTCCCCCCAGCTTAGCCGATTTCCCCAGTGAATCCTAGGAACACACCTAGGCCTTCAGTCTTTGTACACACTAGGAAGAACACGATGAACAGGTGGGACAAGGGACTTCGTGAAGAGAGGGTTCCTATCCATGGGATTGTGTCAGTCAGGTGAAGCAAGTTTGGCCCTAGCCCTACAGCCATTCTGCTGCAGCTGGACCCTGGATGAGTTAAAGATACCTGCGGAACTAATAAGGGCTTCTGCCTTGAGCCTGCAGCGAGGGGGCGGAGCTGAGCAGCAAGAGAGGGCGGAGAGCTACAAAGACGGAGGTGTTGGGGGTGGAGCACTGGAGGCTGCAAGGACCCTGGAGCCCTAGGGCGGGGCTGCGGACAGCGTTGGGTGGCGTGGCGCAGCGCACTGATCTGGCTCTGCAGCAGGTGAGCGGAGAGCCAGGCCAATGGCGGTGACTGCGGCCCTCTCTGCAGCCGCTGCGGCAGCGGCCCTGTCTGGCCTGGCAGTGCGACTGTCGCGTTGGGCGGCGACGCGCAGCTCCTATGGTGCGTTCTGCAAGGGGCTCACGCGCACGCTACTCACCTTCTTCGACCTAGCCTGGCGCCTGCGCGTGAACTTCCCCTACTTCTACATGGTGGCCTCCGTGATGCTCAACGTCCGCCTGCAGGTGCGGATCGAGTGAGCAAACGCCCTCCGCCACCGCGGAGAGGGCCATCCGCTCCTTCCCCGCCATCCTGGAGGCTGCAGGAAGGACAGCGGGGCTGCCTAGTGCTTCGAGACTGCGGCGGGGGGCGCAGGCGGCACAGCCCGGTCCCCTCCATTTTAGGTCTCTGCGAAGAGCCTGAGGAACCTCATCCCATACNGCAAAAACCTTCACAGCCCAGTCCTTTTCCTCTGCATCCCGAGAATCACCAGAGTCTGGCAAACCTGTTGCCTCCCCATTGGCCGAAAGCGGGAGAGCCCAAAAGAGGGGATGCTACTACAGGACTTGATTTACCAGGCTCTGTGCCTGAAGGTAGGTGAGCACAGATTGGAATGGGGGCAGGTGGGTATGTGGCCATGGCATCTAAATACCNAGACTGCTTTATGGGAAGAGAGAATGCAGCGGGGGCACACAGGCTGCCTGGTAGCATGATTCCTTGATGAGGCGAGGGGCATCTTGGAGAGTCAGCTCATCACCAGCACAAGGTCAGGGCACACCACCCCCCTCGCACCCACCTTCCAGGCATCCAACCCCTTTTTATGCAGAGGACTCCTGAGATGTCACCTGAACCCTGAATTGGAGTGGACTGGGCCAGTGAGGTCTCAGGAAGGCCCTAGACAGTAAAGATTACCCNTCCATCTCTACCTAAGTCAGGTGAGCAGATAAACTGGACAGATCTTTTTGAGCCAATCAGAAGGCTGTCTCCTTCTTGGCAGGGAAGCCCAAGGATACTCTCCGAAGTTGTGCACAGCCCTTCCCAAATTGCCTGGAGCACNNNNNNNNNNNNNNNNNNNNNNNNNNNNNNNNNNNNNNNNNNNNNNNNNNNNNNNNNNNNNNNNNNNNNNNNNNNNNNNNNNNNNNNNNNNNNNNNNNNNNNNNNNNNNNNNNNNNNNNNNNNNNNNNNNNNNNNNNNNNNNNNNNNNNNNNNNNNNNNNNNNNNNNNNNNNNNNNNNNNNNNNNNNNNNNNNNNNNNNNNNNNNNNNNNNNNNNNNNNNNNNNNNNNNNNNNNNNNNNNNNNNNNNNNNNNNNNNNNNNNNNNNNNNNNNNNNNNNNNNNNNNNNNNNNNNNNNNNNNNNNNNNNNNNNNNNNNNNNNNNNNNNNNNNNNNNNNNNNNNNNNNNNNNNNNNNNNNNNNNNNNNNNNNNNNNNNNNNNNNNNNNNNNNNNNNNNNNNNNNNNNNNNNNNNNNNNNNCTTTCTGGTGAGCCCAGAGGGGTGAGGTGGCTCAGGTCACCTGGTCCCTCCACAGGAAAGGGTGGACACTTGGACACTGATATCTCCTGGCAACACTGTGAGGGAGATGTGTTCTCACACCTCATGAACTCGATGGGGCTCAAGGAAGGGCCTAGGATTTGCCCTTGTTACAAAGAGAAGAGAGCTCAGCCTGCCCTGGACCGGCATTCCTCCACCCTTTCTGAAGTTTCTTCATGACCTGGCAGGACATTGGAGTTGGGAGGGAGTGGAGAACTACCAAGGGAcctagggagaaagagagggcatGAGATAGGGGAGCTAGGCATCTGCATTTCCTTGGAGTGGTCTGGAAGACAGGTGAACGGTTGATTTCATAAACAGAGGGGAAGACTCAAGAATTTCCTAAAATGTCTAGTCCCCTACCAGAACCAAGCCCCCCACTTCTCTGGTGCTTGATCAAGGGCTCCTGAGCACTTGTGTGCTAGCAGACTGCAGTGAGGATGGCATTGTCGTTTGTTTATAGGGTCATGACTTCACTTGAAGTGTTGGGGTCTCGATGTGGACTAAGACCCATGCTATGGCCCTGTTTCTCTGTTCCCAGGCTTGCAGGCTTGTCCCTGGCATCACATGGGAAACCTCATCCAGATAAGTTGGGGACAGCCTGTCCAGGAGGCCCTATGTAGGCTAGAAGTTGTGATCTCTAAATATCCAAGGACGGCCCAATGGATATTTTACTTCTTATCCCACACTCCCCGAGCTCCTCTGACACTGGTATCTCAAGGTCTATACATTCCATTCCTGATACAGAAACCTTCAGCATGCCAGCCAACCCCAGGGACAGAGTCAGGGACCCAGATGAAGATCTCAGATTGTCTCCCCCAAAGGGCACAAGCTGAAAGGTGGCTGCCACATGGCTTCTGCTACTCACCATAGGGCAGGACTAATGGCTTCTTTCTCCAAAGTTTCACTAGTagtccatgtatgtatgtatgttggaatgtgtgtgtgtgtgtgtgtgtgtgtgtgtggttgtatgtaaatgtgtgtgatgGGGGTGGATCCATTGGGTAGGGAGAGGAGCTACTGAGAATTCCCTGTTTTCCAAGTACAGGGAGGATCACGTGGACTACTGGGGGAAATGAGTATGAGGTCCGAGGCCCCTTCCTCTTAGACCTCACACAACAGGGAAGCCTGTCCCTGGCCATGCTCAGGCATGGGCTATGGTGTGAGATCAGAGGCACTGATATTAGGTTAGACTTTGGGGCCAGTAGTGTCAGCCAGGACAGGGCAGAGCTAGGACTCAGCATGAGTTCATGTCCCATTCTGGCCCTAATTAGTCTGTGAGCTTCTGCTTTCCCATCCCCTCAGCTGCTTTTATTCTTCCATGGTGCCCTCGCTGTATGATATCATGGTGCACTTTATTTGCAGTCTGTATTGCAGGTAGGCAGCAGAGCTTCAACAAATTCAGAGACTTAACCTGGATGTCCTGACATTTTCATGTGTGATGGGACTCTGTATGGCCAGTGTTGTCTGGTCAGAGATGTGGTTTCTGAAGTTGTCACATGTTGTCTCccaaaggtaaaagaaaatgtgtacagTGAACACTGCCTGGTTGCCTCCTGTTTCTGTTGGATGCCAGgtggggaagtgggtggggcATGGGACAGCAAGTTTCAAGCCAAGAGGGAAACCCAGAGCTGAGCAGGGAAACCCTTTTTCTTCAGAACCTCCTTCCAGATCCCCCTTGACAGGATCACCCTCTGCTCTCTCCACCACCATGGGCCAAATGGGTAACATTGGAGCCAGGCCCAGAATGTTCTAGTTGATCAAGAAGTATAgatcttctctttgcttctagagactaatgtttaaaaaaaatgattaactGAAGTTGAACTTTGTGGGTAAAAGGATGTGTAACTGGTCTTCTGCAGAAGCCACTTTGCAGCCAGAGACTTAGGAAAAGATAAAGCATGCATATAGCATTGGTGCTCTATGCCTGCTTTCTCTTAGCCTTAGGATCTGACATTTGCCCACTCAGAGTAACACTGCCTTGGGCTGTCCCAGAGAAACCAGGAACTGCTAGGATTCAGGTGAGAGGGTAGTTGGCAAGCAATCAAAAAACTAGATGAGATTAAGTTAGGGATGCCAGGaggtagtggctcacacctttagtcccagcacttgggaggcagaagcaggcagatctcttttcaaggccaacctaaactacagagcaagttccaggatagccaggcctacacagagaaaccctgtctcaaaacactacccccaaataaaaagaaagtgggggggggATTGAGGGAGTGGGGCTCAAAGGGAGGGCAGGATAAGGAGGAAGCAACAGGCTGGAGGGGGGAAAAGCTGGTGGAAGAGGCCAGAAGGGAACACCTTTGAGCATATGGAGAAGACTCCATCATATACTGTGCTCCAGCTGATGGGGTATAGCCTGAGTGGAGGGACTCAGGTTACGCTCACTGCATGCCTGCAAGGGCTCCCAGGGGGTCAGAGAACCATAATAAGGACAGAGAGGACTCCTAATACTGCTGCATGTGAGTCCATGTAGCATCCACCAGATGCATAGACccagttccctgagctctgctctCTTCATCCCCATCACTTCCTTAGGGTGCTGATGGTTCTAGCACTCTCAGATCATGTGGCCCAGCAAACCAAGAAGTGGAGTACACAAGCCagacgaccccccccccccccgcgcgcacGATAATGGGAGAAGGCCACCTAGGGCTTCAGAGGAGGCAGGCTGCCTGGAGCTGCAATGGTGATAGGGATGCCCAGGAAAGCCTGAGCCAAGCTGTCTTCCTTAGTTGTGTGTGATCCCTGGTACAGCAGAGCTTACCACACACAACTTGTATTGATTCATTAAGTCACCTTCATGTGCTTTAACATTTGTCATCAGGTCATGGGACAGCCTTGAGGAGTAAAAGGAACCATGTGATGGGAGCTGACACCCAGGGGACTCTTGCCACATGCTTAGCATTCTAAATTTCAGCACAGTTCCCTACATACCCAACTGTTGTCCTGCATTCAAAAAGGGGGCAGGGATCTAAAACAGGTCATGAAGCGGAAGCACATTTCCTGACCCCTTGTTCCTGTGTAGGAATTGAAAAGTGGGTTGGAAAATGCTGGAATAGCGAAGCTGAAAGGACCTATCTCTGCGTGGTGTCCAGGACTCGGAAAAGAAAGCCTGGGCCTTGGGGAACAGGTCTGCTCCAAAGAAATTCCCTATGGGAAGCAGCTGGGGCCAGGCAGAGATGGGACATCGTCTCTCCTTACTACCCTCAGAATCTTCTACTCTATGTGACCAAGTCAGGGGATAACGAGTTGACTGCAATCAGGCAGTGCTGGGGTAAACAGAGTGTCTGAAGCAAGTGAAAAGGATGAAGAGCAAAGTCTTATCTCACTCTGCCCTACTGTGTGCAAGCCAGAGTGCATAGTCCAAGGCGCTGAAGCTTGAATGAATGGGATGGGACGGGGAAAGAATGTGAAACTGAGCCATGCTTAATCCTGCACCTCATTCCTCCCACTTGTCATTCTGTATTATTGACTTAGTGTCTGCATCCAGTGCTGCTCCGGCTTCTTGTATGAAGGTATTAGATGCTTCTAGGTGTTTTGTCATTTCCCTCTGTTGCTGTTCAcagctttttggttttctttcctttcctttcctttcctttcctttcctttcctttcctttcctttcctttcctttcctttcctttcctttcctttccttttcttttttcttttctNNNNNNNNNNNNNNNNNNNNNNNNNNNNNNNNNNNNNNNNNNNNNNNNNNNNNNNNNNNNNNNNNNNNNNNNNNNNNNNNNNNNNttttgtttttcgagacatggtttctctgtatagccctggctgtcctggaactcactctgtaccaggctggcctcaaactcagaaatcctcctgcctctgcctcccgagtgctgggattaaaggtgtgcgccaccatgcccagctctctctttctttccttctttccttcctttctctttctttctttctttctttctttctttctttctttctttctttctttctttctttctttctttctttcttttggagggagtataatttttgtttacttgttgtTAGACAATTTTATAGATAACAAAAGGACAGCTGTCATCAAGGATAAACATGTGGCATACTCATGGCCAGTTTGTAAATCTGCTTTTTCGGTGTGGATGAGAGGCCAGGATAGGCATAGCTGGGCTTTGGTTTACTCCCACCATTGGGATACTAACTTCCTTTCCTTGGCTCAGCTAGGGATGAGAGTCATTTATAAGAAAAGGGTGATAATTCTGGGtcacagtattttttaaagactcaCACCTGTATtccccccagcactggggaggcagaggcagagggatctcttgagttcaaggccagcctggtctacacagtgagttccaggacagccagggctacacagagaaaccctgtctggaaagaccaaaaaaagaaaaagtaaagaatgcTACAGCCTTTCAGTGCCTCAGACAAGGTGCAGGTCTCTCTCTAAGACCAATAGAATAGTAAATTGAACCCACAACTTTCCTAAAACTTTTCTCTCCTCACTATTCATGGCCAAAGTTAAATCTGGTCTCCTACCTAGTCTCTGTAGACAGAGAGCCTgatccttcccttctttctgttgTCTGTAAGACTTGCATAAGGTttctaaattttacatttaaattacatttaatgATGCATTAAAGTGGCTTATTTTGAGCATTTACTTTGGATTCTTTCAAATACATATAAAGgcaatatgtatttttctttctttcttccttccttcctttctttctttctttctttctttctttctttctttctttctttctttctttctttctttctttctttcttgttttttgttttttgttttttgtttttcaagacggattatctgtatagctctggttgtcctggaactcactctgtagaccaggctggcctcaaactcagaaatccgtctgcctctgcctcccaagtgctgggattaaaggtgtgcaccaccactgcccatcgTGTTCATATTTCTATTGGCCACTTGTAATCCTCTTTTCAAATGTAAGTAGTAACTTTtttgggggttggttggttggttattttggtttattgagacagtttctgtgtgtagccctggaaaACTAAAAATAACTGGGAATGTCAAACCAGGGTGTCAGCTTGAACTTGCTCAATAGACAAGTCTAGCTCATTCCATCCTCCACCGTCTGTCTGACACATGGTGAGAATGCATGTCATCACTTAGGAACACTAGCTGATCCCACAAGAGAACCAGAAAAACTCTCCAGAATAGGAACCAGCAGACAGAGTGATAAATGGAAGTGAAGGCTTCCGGTCCTTGGCAGTAAGGAGTGAAGGAAGGCTGGGAGGCCAGGAAAGCCAGCCAGAAATGAAGAGGCACCCTGGGGAGGGCGCTGCTTGGGAGGCTGGAACTGCTCTGAGGCACCAATGGATTATCTTTCAGGATATCTTTGACTTGTGGCTCACAAAAGTTAATTCTCATGTCCAAACCATGGCTTGAAATGGACGCTCAGTCCCAAAGAGAGACTTTCTGTTAACCTAGGCTTTATGCTTGGCTTTGAGATAGACACCTGACAAATATAAAGGCTTAGGAATTTACTAGTCATTAAATCTTAATGAAAGACTTACTTAGGTCTTTCTCAAGCACTTTAGCAGTAAGAACAAGAAACCCAAGAGGAAGGCAAAGAAGAGTTACAAAAACAGCAAGTAAATACTCACACAAGAGGACTTTAGATGGAGCCAAAAGAACAAATTAGAAGCAAGCAGAACTTACCAGTTTCTTCTTGGCTCcgaatcaaaacaaagaaaagctcaGTGTAGGACAGCGCTGAACATCAGTATTGGTTGGATGGATTTGGAGGGACCTGgtgatatatttataaaaagataaagagaggggggaTGTGTTTTAtggatgtgtagtcaggtgtgggggaaagggATGTCTCCTTGGGTCCATGATGAGGGATCCCTTCCCCCAGTggaccagccacacgatggtgtagtatagaatagagtttattcagggcatggggaggggagttaagagggtagcagaggcagagaaaggcagagggagagaggggggaagtaGAGAAGTAGATGAATAGAGGCCTGTGAGGCAGTGAGCATGGGGGAAAGTGGGAGTAGGGGGAAAATccgcatcccaccagagttccggtgctctgggtgggcagacatAGGAGGACTGCTGCACACTTTCCACGCAGCCCTGGGTGGGTATCTGGCTGTATGAAGCCACTAAACCCCAGCTCGACGGGTAGTGGACAAACAGCAGTcctggtaccaggttctc
This window of the Mus pahari chromosome X, PAHARI_EIJ_v1.1, whole genome shotgun sequence genome carries:
- the Smim10l2a gene encoding small integral membrane protein 10-like protein 2A, encoding MAVTAALSAAAAAAALSGLAVRLSRWAATRSSYGAFCKGLTRTLLTFFDLAWRLRVNFPYFYMVASVMLNVRLQVRIE